A stretch of DNA from Streptomyces gobiensis:
GACTGACTCGAGGGTACGAAACCCCGGGGCCGTACCCGGCCGGAATCCACGGATCACGGATGACTGTCCCCTATCCTGCTCCTCCTCCGACCGGAATGGGTAAGCGGGGGGTGGTTCGGGAGCCAACTGCCAATCCGGCGAAGGTAACCCGGACGGCGGTATCAACGCGTATATCGGATAAGTCCCGCCTAGCGTGTACCCATGCTCCCCCAGGCCGTATCGGTCCCCCTGATCGCCCTGTCACTGACGACCTCGGTGCTGACGGCGCCCACCACCATGACTCCGGTGACGGTGGACACACTGCCCGGGCTTGTCTACACCGCACACCGCGGCGGCGCGCTGGAGGTCCCCGAGAACAGCATGGCCGGGCTGACCGAAGCTCATAACCGTGGCTCGGTCTCAGTGATCGACTTCGACACCCGGATGCTGAGCGACGGCACGGTGGTCGTGATGCACGACGCCACCCTGGAACGTACGACCGATGCCACCGGTGCGGTCCGGGAGCTGAACCGGGCGGACTGGGAGAACGTCCGGCTGATCCCGCCCCCCGAGCTGGGCGGCGGCTGGGAGCCGGAGCGCCCGCCGACAGCCGCTGAGGTACTGGACCGTCTGGGCGGCAAGACGGTGCTGATGCTGGAGGTCAAGGACCCGGACAGCCTGCCCCAGGTGGCGGAGCTCATCCGCGAGCGGGATCTGACGAGCTCCGTCTACGTCCAGACGAAGGATCCGGAGGTCGCCGCGCGGGCCCACCGGATGGGGCTGTTGACGGGGCTGTGGCGGTCCGCGCGCCAGCTTCGCGGGGACCGCCCGGCGCGCTGGGCGAAGACCGTGGACATGCTGCATGTCCAGCACACCGCCCGGGCCAAGGACATCCGGCGTGCGGTGCGCTCCGGTATCCCCCAGGTGTGGGGCTTCACCGTGGACACCGCACAGGACCGGGACCGGCTGCTGGCACTCGGCTGCAACGGCATCATCACGGACGCACCGGGGCTACTGGTCAGCTCCTTGGGCGCAGTCCGTTGAGCACCAGGTCGACCAGGGTGTCGGTGAACTCATAGCTGAGCTCTCCCGAACGCATCAGCCAGCGCTGGGCGAACGGGCTGAGGATCATGTCGACAGCGACCCGCAGATCGATGTCCGGGGAGATCTCCCCGGCCTTCTGCGCGGCCTGGAGCCGCTTCTTGTACAGCGCGATCCCGGGCTCCGTCAGCCGTTCGACAAACTGCCGGGAGAGCTCGGCATCGGCCGCACCGGCCACGGCCAGCGCCCGGTAAGGCGCCTCGAAGGCGGCATCGTTGAACTCGTCGACGGTGGCCCGCAGCACGTTCTTGAGGTCGGTCGCCACATCCCCGGTGTCCGGGATGCCGTCCTGGTACTCGGGATCCTCGACCACCGAGGTGAAGGCGTCCAGCAGTACGGCGGCCTTCGAGGGCCACCAGCGGTAGATCGTCTGCTTGCCCACGCCCGCACGGGCGGCGATCGCTTCAATGGTCAGCTTGTTGTAGCCGACCTCACCGACCAGCTCCATGCTGGCGTCGAGGATCGCACGGCGGGAGCGCTCGCTGCGGCGGGAGGCGTCGGGGGCCTGTGTCCGTGTCTGTGTCCGTGTCTGTGTCCGGGGTGTCCGTGTCGTGGCCATGGTCTGAATCTAGCAAGCTTTGAGACGAGACGAACCGTCTTGACAAGACGAACCGTCTCGCCTCATGCTGGGTGCCGTCAGCGAACGAGACGGAACTCTTCGAGGAGGCGGACCACATGAGCAAGGGACGTGCCGGAAACATGCTGGGCGTCGGGGGAACGCGGTCCCATCTCTCCCGCAAGGCGATACACGGCGGGAGCAGCGGGAGCGGTGGGCGCGGCGGCGGTCGCGGTGGCCGCGGGCCCGGGGGCGGCACCGACCCGATGGCCCAGAAACGGGAACTCCTGCGGAAGCTCCAGGAGTCACGGGAGTGATGCGCACGGCGCATCACCCGTACGGACCACTGCGATTTGGCTCCTCGCGGAGGACTATGTGCACACCAGTGCACGGCGACCCCGTGAGGAGCTTTCGTTGTACGCAGCCCGTCGCTATCTGATGTGCCCCCCGGAGCACTTCCGCGTCACGTACTCCATCAACCCCTGGATGGACCCCGACAAGCCGGTGGATCTCCCGCTCGCCATCGCGCAGTGGGAGGATCTGCGCGACCGCTACCGCTCGCTCGGCCATACGGTCGAGGAGCTGGAGCCGCGGCCGGAGCTGCCCGACATGGTCTATGCCGCCAATGGCGCCACCGTCGTCGACGGCCGGGTCCTGGGCGCGCGTTTCGCGCACGCAGAGCGGGCGAGCGAGGCGGCGGCGCATCGCGACTGGTACCGCGCACACGGCTATACGGAGATCCGCAAGCCGGATCACATCAACGAAGGAGAGGGTGACTTCGCCGCCACCGCGTCCTGGCTGCTGGCCGGACGCGGGTTCCGCAGCAGCCCGCTGTCGCACCCGGAAGCGCAGGAGTTCTTCGGCCGTCCGGTGATCGGTCTCGATCTGGTCGATCCGCGCTATTACCACCTGGACACGGCGCTGTGTGTGCTCGACGGGGACGACATCATGTACTACCCGCCCGCGTTCTCGGCGGGCAGCCGGGCTGTCCTTGCCCGGCTCTTCCCGGACGCGCTGATCGCTGAGGAGGCGGATGCGCTGGCGCTGGGCCTCAACTCGGTGAGCGACGGCCACCATGTGCTGTTGCCGCAGGCTGCGGCGGGGTTGTTCGGGCCGTTGCGGGGGCGGGGGTATGAGCCGGTTCCGGTTGATCTGACGGAGCTGTTGAAGGGGGGCGGCAGTGTGAAGTGCTGCACCGCCGAGCTACGGCCCTCGCCCCAGCCCTGACGGGCTGGGTACCCCTTCCGGCTGTACCGGGGTTTGCGCCTGTGCTGTGGGTGGGTTTCCCCAATTCCCGCCCCTTCCCGGAAACCGGGGCTTCGCCCCGGGCCCCGGGGGTGGCCGGGTGCGGGCCGGTGGCCCCGGTGTTGTGCCCACCAAGCGTCGCGAGCTCCGCCCCGGGGTGGGCCGGAGCGTCGTGGCTGGGGTGGGTGGGTGGTTGCGTAGCAGGGCGGGCCTACGCCCCTCGCGGGGCTGCGAGTGCCCACAACACTCGGGTTAGGGCCAGGGGGCGCCCCAGGGGGTGGTTCGGGCGGGGCGGTACTGGGGGCGGTTTCGCTTGGTGATGGTGGAGCGCCGCAGGCCGTCGTCGGCCGTGCAGAGGTCAAGGAGCACCTGGCCCTTGCGGATCTGGGGTTTGCGGACGACGCGTGACTCGGCGGGGGTGGCAGCCGTACGCACATCACCGCGGACGGCCGCCACGTAGCTGAACTTCTCGTCCTCGTAGGCCAGCGAGCCCCCCTTCACCTGCCGGTGAAGGGAGGAGCGGCTGACCCGGGCCGCGAAGTGGCACCAGTCCTCGCCGGGGACGATCGGGCACGCCCCGCTGTGCGGGCACGGCGCCAGCACCCGGAAACCGGCGTCCATGAGCTGATCGCGTGCCGCGCGGATCCGCAGGTAGCCGTCCGGGGTGCCCGGCTCGATCAGCGTCACCGCCTGTCCGGCACGGGCGGCGGCGGTCACGGCGGCGCGGCGGTCGGCCTCGGTGAGCTCGCCGAGGACGTAGGAGACGGTGATCAGCTCCGTGGCTGGCAGATCCAGGGCTGAGCTGATCCGCTCGCGCCGCCACTCCGTATCCGGCAGCACCCCGCGGGCCAGCTCACGGCCGAGCGACAGCGCGGGCTCGGCCCAGTCCAGTACGGTGCTCCGCCGCCCGCCCGGCGCCTGCCCCCAGGTCGCCGCCACCGCCCAGGCCGCCGCGCCGGTGCCGCCGCCGACATCCAGGTGGCTGGCCGGGGTCCAGCCCGGCATACGGTCCGCGAGGGCACCCAGCGCGGCGGTGACCGCCTCGAAGGTGGCGGGCATCCGATAGGCCGCGTACGCCACCACATCCGCACGGTCCCGCAGCACGGGAGCATCGGTCGGGGTTGTGCCCCGGTAGCTGGCGATCAGCCGGTCCACCGCGGCGGTGGCCTGCCGGGGCGGCAATCCGTCGAGGAGGGCGGCGAGGGCCCTGCGGAGTTCTTCGTCCATCACCCGGACAGTTTAGTTTCGGATTAGTTTCGGATCAGTTTCGGATTGCCCGGGCCAGACGCGTCGCCGCCGCCGCACGCGGACCGTTGTCCGGGTACAGCGGGCGGACCGGGTGGACCATGTTGGCCAGCAGGATCAGGAACGTATCCGTGGCGCGGTCAAGGACCAGGCTGGTGCCGGTGAAGCCGGTGTGGCCCGCGGCGCCGCGCCCGGCCAGTTCGCCCATGAACCAGGGCTGGTCGACGCCGAATCCGAGCCCCGGTGGATCCAGCAGCAGGGCGACGGACTCCGGGGTGAGGACGCGGGCGTCGCCATAGGCGCCGCCGCTGAGCAGGGTGCTGCACAGGATGGCGAGGTCCTGGGCGGTGGAGAACAGCCCGGCGTGACCCGCGACACCGCCCAGGGCGTGGGCGTTCTCGTCGTGTACGACGCCGCGCAGTCTGCCCCGGTTGGCCTTGGCCCACGGCCGCCGCTGGTCCTCGGTCGCGGCGGCGTCGGGGACCGGTCCATAGCGGGTGGCCGTCATGCCGAGCGGCCCGGTGACACCGTCCGCCACCAGTGCGTCCAGGCCGTCTCCGGTGATCCGCTCCAGCACCTGCTGAAGGGCGAGGAGGTTGAGGTCGGAGTAGCGGTAGGTGGTGTCCGTGAGCGGCGGCTCCGCCCACAGCAGCTCAAGGCCATGGCCCTCGTAGAAGGGCAGGCCCGGGCGCAGCCCGGAGGTGTGGGTGAGCAGCTGCCGTACGGTGATGGCGTCCTTCCCCGCGGCGCCGAACTCCGGTACGTACGCGGCGGCTTCCCGGTCCAGCTCCAGCGTTCCGCGCTCAAGGTGCTGGACGGCCACGATCGCCGTGAAGAGTTTCGTCAGCGAGGCCAGGTCGAAGGGGGTGTCCACCCGCATCGGCACCGGGTCGGCCGACTCCCACCGCACCGCCCATCCAGTGGCGTGCTCGACGACGATGTACGGGCCGCGTCCGGCCAGCACGACCGCGCCGCCGCACCAGCCGCGCTCGGGCAGTGCGTCGATGTCCCGGACGAGCGCGGCCAGCTCCTCCGGGTCCAGGCCCGCCTGCCCCGGCGTGCCCCTGCTCAGCCGCCGTCTCAGCCGCGCGGGCGCCATGGCCGGCACATCCCCGTAAAGCAGACGGCGGCGAGCAGCACCGTAGTGAGCTGGACGACCGCCATCGGCACGGCCGTCCGCTCGCCCGCGATACCGACCAGCGGTGAGGCCAGCGCGCCGACGAGGAACTGTGCGGTGCCCAGCAGCGCGGAGGCCGAACCCGCCGCGTGCGGGGCACGCATCAGCCCGAGCGAGTTGGCGTTGGGCATCACCAGCGCCATCCCGGACATCAGCACAAAGAGCCCGGTGGCGACCGGGAGGAGACCGACCGGGCCGAAAACGCCCGAGGTCATCAGCAGCAGGGCGAGGGCCGCCGCCCCGATGACGCACAGCCCAAGGCCCAGCACCCGGTCGAGCTTCACCCGGCCGACGAGCACCTTGCCGTTGAGCTGACCGACGGCCACCAGGCCCATGGAGTTGGCCATGAAGACCAGGCTGAAGGTCTGCGGGGAGGCTCCGTAGATCTCCTGTACGACAAAGGGCGAGGCGGCGACGTAGGCGAAGAGCGCGGCGAAGGTCAGGGCGCCCGTGAGGAGATAGCCGGTGAAGATCCGGTCGGCGAAGAGGCCGCGCATGGTGCGCAGTGCCTCCGGGATGCCGCCGCTGTGCCGGTCGGCGGGGGCCAGGGTCTCGGGGAGCCAGCGGAAAGTGATCAGCGTCAGCAGCAGGCCGGTCCCGGCG
This window harbors:
- a CDS encoding serine hydrolase domain-containing protein → MAPARLRRRLSRGTPGQAGLDPEELAALVRDIDALPERGWCGGAVVLAGRGPYIVVEHATGWAVRWESADPVPMRVDTPFDLASLTKLFTAIVAVQHLERGTLELDREAAAYVPEFGAAGKDAITVRQLLTHTSGLRPGLPFYEGHGLELLWAEPPLTDTTYRYSDLNLLALQQVLERITGDGLDALVADGVTGPLGMTATRYGPVPDAAATEDQRRPWAKANRGRLRGVVHDENAHALGGVAGHAGLFSTAQDLAILCSTLLSGGAYGDARVLTPESVALLLDPPGLGFGVDQPWFMGELAGRGAAGHTGFTGTSLVLDRATDTFLILLANMVHPVRPLYPDNGPRAAAATRLARAIRN
- a CDS encoding multidrug effflux MFS transporter → MTEPGPPSPAAPPVPAPAPTPLLTRRQQAGLLLTLILGSLTALPPLSMDMYLPSLPEVSGALSSPAAQVQLTLTTCLLGLAIGQLIVGPMSDQFGRRRPLLIGMTGYVAASTACAFAPTIETLTAFRLLQGLAGAAGIVIARAVVRDLFDGLAMARFFSTLMLISGAAPVLAPVLGGQVLRFTDWRGIFLVLAGTGLLLTLITFRWLPETLAPADRHSGGIPEALRTMRGLFADRIFTGYLLTGALTFAALFAYVAASPFVVQEIYGASPQTFSLVFMANSMGLVAVGQLNGKVLVGRVKLDRVLGLGLCVIGAAALALLLMTSGVFGPVGLLPVATGLFVLMSGMALVMPNANSLGLMRAPHAAGSASALLGTAQFLVGALASPLVGIAGERTAVPMAVVQLTTVLLAAVCFTGMCRPWRPRG
- a CDS encoding glycerophosphodiester phosphodiesterase, giving the protein MLPQAVSVPLIALSLTTSVLTAPTTMTPVTVDTLPGLVYTAHRGGALEVPENSMAGLTEAHNRGSVSVIDFDTRMLSDGTVVVMHDATLERTTDATGAVRELNRADWENVRLIPPPELGGGWEPERPPTAAEVLDRLGGKTVLMLEVKDPDSLPQVAELIRERDLTSSVYVQTKDPEVAARAHRMGLLTGLWRSARQLRGDRPARWAKTVDMLHVQHTARAKDIRRAVRSGIPQVWGFTVDTAQDRDRLLALGCNGIITDAPGLLVSSLGAVR
- a CDS encoding DUF6243 family protein, with amino-acid sequence MSKGRAGNMLGVGGTRSHLSRKAIHGGSSGSGGRGGGRGGRGPGGGTDPMAQKRELLRKLQESRE
- a CDS encoding small ribosomal subunit Rsm22 family protein, producing the protein MDEELRRALAALLDGLPPRQATAAVDRLIASYRGTTPTDAPVLRDRADVVAYAAYRMPATFEAVTAALGALADRMPGWTPASHLDVGGGTGAAAWAVAATWGQAPGGRRSTVLDWAEPALSLGRELARGVLPDTEWRRERISSALDLPATELITVSYVLGELTEADRRAAVTAAARAGQAVTLIEPGTPDGYLRIRAARDQLMDAGFRVLAPCPHSGACPIVPGEDWCHFAARVSRSSLHRQVKGGSLAYEDEKFSYVAAVRGDVRTAATPAESRVVRKPQIRKGQVLLDLCTADDGLRRSTITKRNRPQYRPARTTPWGAPWP
- a CDS encoding TetR/AcrR family transcriptional regulator; protein product: MATTRTPRTQTRTQTRTQAPDASRRSERSRRAILDASMELVGEVGYNKLTIEAIAARAGVGKQTIYRWWPSKAAVLLDAFTSVVEDPEYQDGIPDTGDVATDLKNVLRATVDEFNDAAFEAPYRALAVAGAADAELSRQFVERLTEPGIALYKKRLQAAQKAGEISPDIDLRVAVDMILSPFAQRWLMRSGELSYEFTDTLVDLVLNGLRPRS
- the ddaH gene encoding dimethylargininase produces the protein MYAARRYLMCPPEHFRVTYSINPWMDPDKPVDLPLAIAQWEDLRDRYRSLGHTVEELEPRPELPDMVYAANGATVVDGRVLGARFAHAERASEAAAHRDWYRAHGYTEIRKPDHINEGEGDFAATASWLLAGRGFRSSPLSHPEAQEFFGRPVIGLDLVDPRYYHLDTALCVLDGDDIMYYPPAFSAGSRAVLARLFPDALIAEEADALALGLNSVSDGHHVLLPQAAAGLFGPLRGRGYEPVPVDLTELLKGGGSVKCCTAELRPSPQP